The Kineothrix sp. MB12-C1 genome includes a window with the following:
- a CDS encoding ABC transporter permease, with product MKNLIKFELKKILTKRLTIISTAAVLLLSFVLSFATFHNMYAFDGKNNEGSGRTAVEIDKSITEKYEGILTDEKMQQIMADFRPTHDLHGMNAQYLYQNAMQSAVFARFSDMNGNWNGSSVSDVFGGEEIKIGYVNGWLNTSRNIAKVLLALSFVIILMIAPVFSGEYSGVDNIILTSKYGKTKCATAKIIASLLSALFVTILIVAFHLMLAVTLYGTEGLDCSILFAPQEFVEGYIPFNIACGTVLKYQLILALSGAISITGITLILSAICKSQMVAFAVSGTIHVMPIMLPIPETSPLYRIIVLMPLYHLQYISIMSVEQMKNSMLYAIWAIPTAIILITFSMVVSRRIFAKHQVS from the coding sequence ATGAAGAATTTAATTAAATTTGAACTGAAAAAAATATTGACAAAACGACTTACGATAATTTCTACTGCCGCCGTACTGTTACTGTCCTTTGTCCTTTCTTTTGCTACATTCCATAATATGTACGCTTTTGATGGCAAGAACAACGAAGGCAGCGGCAGAACTGCGGTTGAGATTGATAAATCTATTACAGAAAAATACGAGGGTATTTTGACAGATGAAAAAATGCAACAAATAATGGCTGATTTTAGGCCTACTCACGACTTGCATGGAATGAACGCTCAATATCTTTATCAAAATGCTATGCAATCTGCCGTTTTTGCTCGATTTTCGGATATGAACGGGAATTGGAATGGGTCAAGTGTTTCTGATGTGTTTGGTGGCGAAGAAATCAAAATCGGATATGTGAACGGTTGGCTTAATACAAGTCGAAATATAGCAAAGGTTTTGCTTGCTCTTTCTTTCGTCATTATTCTAATGATTGCCCCTGTTTTCTCAGGGGAATACAGCGGTGTTGATAACATCATTTTAACAAGCAAATATGGAAAAACAAAGTGTGCTACCGCAAAAATAATTGCAAGTCTTCTTTCTGCATTGTTTGTAACTATTTTGATTGTTGCCTTTCATTTGATGTTAGCAGTTACTTTATATGGCACAGAGGGCTTGGATTGCAGTATTCTATTCGCTCCTCAAGAGTTTGTAGAGGGATATATCCCATTTAATATTGCTTGTGGGACGGTGCTTAAATATCAGCTTATTTTGGCATTAAGCGGTGCAATCAGCATAACAGGTATTACTTTAATCTTATCTGCTATTTGCAAAAGTCAAATGGTTGCCTTTGCGGTTTCTGGAACTATACATGTAATGCCGATAATGCTGCCCATACCCGAAACAAGCCCACTATATCGGATTATTGTACTCATGCCCCTTTATCACTTACAGTACATTTCGATAATGTCCGTTGAGCAAATGAAAAACAGTATGCTTTATGCGATATGGGCTATTCCTACGGCAATTATTTTAATCACATTCAGCATGGTTGTTTCGCGTAGGATTTTTGCGAAACATCAAGTTTCTTAG
- a CDS encoding PTS transporter subunit EIIC, with translation MTNKELAKQILDYVGKDNVSAVTHCITRLRFTLLDETKVDTEKIKALDGVLGVQNKAGQYQVILGNKVGKVFNDLQEILPPDLTVASAGEGKPADKQNKNWFAKLMETLSSILIPSLPPIIGGGMIKGFLFTFWYFGWIEWGSNGFEILNLISDCMFYFYPFLLAVSAAKRFKTNEYMALALAGALMYPTIINGLGGESAGLSLFGIISLPFIDYSSSVIPIIFSVWILSYVYRFFVQKIPDLLSTIFTPMLTLFIMVPIQLAILAPLGFYAGEYVAAGINWLLQLSPAIAGFIIGATRPFLVFTGTHHAMRVIVQQQISSFGGTTIGAMNYMSVFAQATAPLAVYFVSRSRKMKDLSLSAAVSGYLGVTEPALYSVILKYKIVLIATAVGGGVGGMITSIFGAAEYAMVMSSILTIPATIGEGFIGIVIGIPVTIAVTFLIVFFGRKSIQAQDAQEN, from the coding sequence ATGACAAATAAAGAATTAGCGAAGCAGATATTAGATTATGTGGGCAAGGACAATGTAAGTGCTGTAACGCATTGTATTACACGTCTGCGCTTTACTTTGCTGGATGAAACCAAGGTTGATACGGAAAAGATAAAAGCCTTGGATGGGGTGTTAGGCGTACAGAATAAAGCAGGGCAATATCAGGTTATTTTAGGAAACAAGGTAGGAAAAGTTTTCAATGATCTGCAAGAAATTCTTCCGCCAGATTTAACTGTAGCTTCGGCGGGCGAAGGTAAGCCTGCGGATAAGCAAAATAAGAATTGGTTTGCAAAACTGATGGAGACACTTTCCTCCATTTTGATTCCGAGTCTTCCGCCTATTATCGGTGGAGGTATGATTAAAGGGTTTCTTTTTACTTTCTGGTATTTTGGATGGATAGAATGGGGTAGCAACGGATTTGAGATTTTGAATTTAATCTCTGACTGTATGTTTTATTTTTATCCGTTCTTGCTGGCAGTAAGTGCAGCTAAGCGGTTCAAAACCAATGAATATATGGCTCTCGCGTTAGCGGGTGCGTTAATGTATCCTACAATTATAAATGGATTGGGAGGAGAAAGTGCCGGACTTTCCCTGTTCGGAATAATTTCTCTTCCATTCATTGATTATTCTTCTTCTGTTATTCCGATTATTTTTTCCGTATGGATATTGAGTTATGTATATCGTTTTTTTGTACAGAAGATACCCGATCTGCTCAGTACTATTTTTACACCAATGCTCACTCTTTTTATTATGGTACCGATACAGCTTGCTATTTTAGCTCCCCTGGGATTCTATGCGGGAGAATATGTGGCAGCCGGTATTAATTGGTTGTTGCAGCTTTCACCGGCGATTGCTGGCTTCATTATTGGAGCAACTCGTCCTTTCCTCGTTTTCACGGGAACACACCACGCAATGCGCGTCATTGTACAGCAGCAGATATCTAGTTTTGGAGGAACGACGATTGGCGCTATGAATTACATGAGTGTATTTGCACAGGCGACAGCTCCGCTGGCAGTATATTTTGTAAGTAGAAGCCGCAAGATGAAGGATTTATCTTTGTCAGCAGCAGTATCCGGTTATTTGGGAGTTACAGAACCTGCTTTATACAGTGTAATTTTGAAGTATAAGATCGTACTCATAGCTACAGCAGTCGGCGGAGGTGTGGGAGGTATGATTACTTCTATCTTTGGTGCTGCTGAATATGCGATGGTAATGTCTAGTATTTTGACGATTCCTGCTACCATAGGTGAAGGCTTTATAGGTATCGTAATAGGTATTCCAGTGACGATTGCTGTCACTTTCCTCATTGTATTCTTCGGAAGAAAAAGTATACAAGCACAGGATGCACAAGAGAACTAA
- a CDS encoding RidA family protein: protein MLKKVATDKAPAAIGPYSQGIVVGDMLFSSGQIPLDPATGEVRGENITEQAKLVMENVGAILEAAGTDYAKVVKTTCFLADMSDFAAFNSVYGAYFTENPARSCVAVKELPKNVLCEVEVIAYLG, encoded by the coding sequence ATGTTAAAAAAAGTAGCTACGGATAAGGCACCTGCGGCGATAGGGCCGTATTCACAAGGAATTGTTGTGGGCGATATGTTATTTTCGTCAGGACAGATTCCACTCGATCCGGCGACCGGAGAGGTTCGCGGAGAGAACATTACGGAACAGGCGAAGTTGGTAATGGAAAATGTCGGAGCGATCTTGGAAGCTGCCGGTACCGATTATGCGAAGGTAGTAAAGACAACTTGCTTCCTGGCTGATATGTCTGATTTCGCAGCCTTTAATAGTGTATATGGAGCTTATTTCACGGAGAATCCGGCGAGAAGCTGTGTGGCAGTGAAGGAACTTCCGAAGAACGTTCTTTGCGAGGTAGAAGTGATTGCTTATTTGGGATAG
- a CDS encoding ABC transporter ATP-binding protein, which produces MELRTNELTKKYGSKTAIDHLNITLSNGVYGLLGANGAGKTTLMRLFCDIQKPTSGKITLDGKDILGLGEKYRALLGYLPQHFGYYPDFTAMDYLMYVAALKGLNEKKAKKKAAELLESVDLTKKSRHKIKTFSGGMKQRLGIAQAMLNNPHILILDEPTAGLDPKERVRFRNLISAFSKDRIVILSTHIVSDVEFIAEEIIMMKSGRVLQFGKPQEITAEIDGYVWECIVPSNRAERYTEMLNISNLRNVENNNTVLRLIADRQPMENAIQVQPTLEDLYLFYFKGVGKE; this is translated from the coding sequence ATGGAACTTAGAACAAACGAGCTAACAAAAAAATATGGCTCAAAGACCGCCATAGACCATTTGAATATTACTCTATCAAATGGAGTTTATGGTCTACTTGGTGCAAACGGCGCAGGAAAAACCACTCTTATGCGGCTGTTTTGTGATATTCAAAAACCCACCTCTGGAAAAATCACTTTGGACGGAAAGGACATCTTAGGATTGGGTGAGAAATACCGGGCGTTGTTGGGATATCTCCCACAGCACTTTGGATATTATCCCGATTTTACCGCAATGGATTATCTAATGTATGTTGCCGCATTAAAGGGATTGAACGAGAAGAAAGCTAAGAAAAAGGCAGCGGAATTGTTAGAGTCGGTTGATTTGACAAAGAAAAGCCGCCACAAAATCAAAACCTTTTCGGGTGGTATGAAGCAGCGTTTAGGGATTGCACAGGCAATGCTGAACAATCCTCACATTTTAATATTAGATGAACCAACTGCGGGGCTTGATCCAAAGGAGCGTGTTCGTTTTCGTAATTTAATAAGCGCATTTTCCAAAGACAGGATTGTTATCCTGTCTACTCATATCGTGTCTGATGTTGAGTTTATCGCTGAAGAAATTATTATGATGAAATCTGGACGGGTGCTTCAATTCGGAAAACCGCAGGAAATTACCGCAGAAATTGACGGTTATGTGTGGGAATGTATTGTTCCGTCCAATCGTGCTGAACGGTACACAGAAATGCTTAATATAAGCAATTTGCGAAACGTCGAAAATAATAATACGGTGCTGCGGTTGATTGCAGACCGTCAACCTATGGAAAATGCAATACAGGTGCAGCCTACATTAGAAGATTTGTACCTTTTCTATTTCAAAGGAGTGGGTAAGGAATGA
- a CDS encoding Fic family protein, whose protein sequence is MYMTVKQAAGKWGISDRRVRILCSEGKIPGVIREGRSWMIPVDARKPEDGRFKTAESLLKIIDRKKKALDSRRPLTAGEAERLTEEFVVEYTYNSNAIEGNTLTLRETDMVLRGLTIDQKPLKDHMEAVGHKEAFDFVRELVKDRVPLSENVIKQIHYLVLADKRDDRGVYRRVPVRIMGAKHEPVQPYLIQPKMEQLLEAYRNSSEHIIPRLARFHIEFEGIHPFIDGNGRAGRLLVNLELMKAGYPPIDIKFADRIAYYNAFDEYHVKHKLDTMEKLFAGYVNVRLDSYLAMLDV, encoded by the coding sequence ATGTATATGACAGTGAAGCAGGCTGCAGGGAAATGGGGCATTTCAGATAGAAGAGTTCGAATCTTATGTTCGGAAGGTAAAATTCCGGGTGTTATCCGTGAGGGACGCAGTTGGATGATTCCAGTCGATGCAAGGAAGCCGGAGGACGGGCGGTTTAAAACTGCTGAAAGTTTGCTGAAAATCATTGATAGAAAGAAGAAGGCGTTGGATTCCAGACGTCCTTTGACGGCGGGCGAAGCAGAACGGCTGACAGAGGAGTTTGTTGTAGAATACACCTATAATTCCAATGCGATTGAAGGAAATACCTTGACCCTGCGTGAAACGGATATGGTGTTGCGAGGCTTGACAATTGACCAAAAGCCGCTGAAAGACCATATGGAAGCGGTTGGGCATAAAGAGGCGTTTGATTTTGTGCGGGAACTGGTAAAAGATCGGGTGCCTTTATCGGAGAATGTCATCAAGCAGATTCATTATCTGGTATTGGCAGATAAAAGAGATGACCGCGGTGTCTACAGAAGAGTTCCGGTAAGAATCATGGGTGCAAAGCATGAGCCGGTGCAGCCATATTTGATTCAGCCGAAGATGGAACAGTTGTTGGAAGCTTATCGAAATAGTTCGGAGCATATCATTCCCCGGCTTGCGCGGTTTCATATTGAGTTTGAGGGTATCCACCCCTTCATTGATGGTAATGGTAGGGCCGGACGACTACTTGTGAACCTGGAATTGATGAAAGCAGGGTACCCGCCGATTGATATTAAATTTGCAGATAGGATTGCTTATTATAATGCCTTTGATGAATATCATGTGAAGCATAAGTTGGATACGATGGAGAAGTTGTTTGCGGGGTATGTGAATGTGAGACTGGATAGTTATCTGGCTATGTTGGATGTGTAA
- a CDS encoding AraC family transcriptional regulator — MKTELIQDKECYRFNFPNTLNGYTVGVLKETRFTDIPFHYHTDMELNYVYSGSYRFVINGKEVTLKQGDLCIVDADVIHNAFYKGEEDIVFNIVFQKKFFKDKFVNWIGDKGILGDFILSSINQSQRHDKYLIFHTNHLEQDQLVSSQLKGFFNLLIQEYYHPSLYKGDLMEHYLSAIFLLLINAAAIDGGNYFENRKDDSAIIKILKYIEENYSKEECRLENIARELHFSQSHLYKLIRKSTNSSFSQLKIKQQMDMAALLLKTTDLPILDISEEVGCKNRTFFYEKFKELFDITPSEYRNKARRNQS; from the coding sequence ATGAAGACTGAATTAATCCAAGATAAAGAATGTTATCGATTTAATTTTCCTAATACTTTGAATGGATATACTGTTGGTGTTTTAAAAGAGACTCGTTTTACCGATATACCTTTTCATTATCATACCGATATGGAATTGAACTATGTTTATTCGGGCAGCTACCGGTTTGTTATCAATGGTAAGGAGGTTACGTTAAAACAAGGAGACCTCTGTATTGTAGATGCTGATGTGATACATAACGCTTTTTACAAAGGAGAAGAGGATATTGTTTTTAATATTGTATTTCAAAAAAAGTTTTTTAAAGATAAATTTGTGAATTGGATCGGTGATAAAGGAATCCTTGGAGACTTCATCCTTTCTTCTATAAATCAAAGCCAACGGCATGATAAATATTTAATCTTCCACACCAACCACCTGGAACAAGACCAACTAGTCAGTTCACAACTAAAGGGGTTTTTCAATCTTTTAATTCAAGAATATTATCATCCTTCCTTATATAAAGGAGATTTAATGGAGCACTATCTTTCCGCTATATTCCTTCTACTGATCAATGCTGCTGCGATAGATGGGGGAAATTATTTTGAAAACCGCAAGGATGACAGCGCTATTATTAAAATCCTTAAATATATCGAAGAAAACTATTCCAAAGAGGAATGCCGTCTTGAAAATATTGCCAGAGAATTGCATTTTTCACAGAGCCACTTATACAAACTCATCCGAAAAAGTACAAACTCCAGCTTTTCTCAACTTAAAATCAAGCAGCAAATGGACATGGCTGCGCTACTTTTGAAGACTACAGATTTACCTATCTTAGATATCTCCGAAGAAGTCGGATGTAAAAACCGTACCTTTTTCTATGAGAAGTTCAAGGAACTCTTCGATATTACTCCGAGCGAATATCGAAATAAGGCCAGAAGAAATCAGAGTTAA
- a CDS encoding glycoside hydrolase family 30 beta sandwich domain-containing protein, with protein MTPGSTRIAFSRYTEELEVTAFKNPDGRLVFVVFNKTEKALPVTVRVGDETASFTAAHFSITTGIIAQK; from the coding sequence TTGACACCTGGGTCGACGCGCATCGCTTTTTCCAGATATACGGAGGAGTTGGAGGTAACAGCCTTTAAGAACCCCGACGGCAGACTAGTATTCGTTGTCTTCAATAAGACGGAAAAGGCTCTCCCGGTAACGGTGAGGGTGGGAGATGAGACGGCTTCTTTTACGGCAGCGCATTTTTCTATTACCACGGGAATCATTGCGCAAAAATAA
- a CDS encoding glucosamine-6-phosphate deaminase — protein MKVIITDTLEEMSMIAAQQLLGYMYKPYRVNLSITGGTTPSRMYEILTPQVKGKTYFGNAHFYNFDEIPYRAEDREGVTISGLRDAFLTPAGIAEENIHKLDQYNYETQDERIAADGGLDLIVLGIGSDGHFCGNLPGTTKFEDWTVKVDCEDWVKERLVDEFNGERKHIPDYYITMGPRSIMAAKNLLLIATGSKKAEAISRLVNGKLDPKYPSTLLSFHPSLTVVVDKEAAAKL, from the coding sequence ATGAAGGTCATTATAACAGATACGTTGGAAGAGATGAGTATGATTGCGGCACAACAATTATTGGGATATATGTACAAGCCGTATCGTGTTAATTTAAGCATTACAGGAGGCACGACTCCTAGTCGTATGTATGAGATTTTAACCCCCCAGGTGAAAGGAAAGACATACTTTGGAAATGCACATTTCTATAACTTTGATGAGATTCCATATCGTGCAGAAGACAGAGAAGGAGTTACGATATCGGGTCTGAGAGATGCATTCCTTACTCCTGCCGGTATAGCCGAGGAAAATATACATAAGCTGGATCAGTACAATTATGAAACGCAAGATGAGAGAATAGCAGCCGACGGGGGACTTGACTTAATAGTACTCGGTATTGGAAGTGATGGTCATTTTTGCGGAAATCTTCCCGGAACGACCAAATTCGAAGACTGGACCGTGAAGGTGGATTGTGAGGATTGGGTAAAAGAGCGTTTGGTGGATGAATTTAACGGAGAGAGAAAACATATTCCTGATTACTACATCACTATGGGACCGCGCAGCATTATGGCAGCCAAAAATCTTTTGCTCATTGCAACAGGCAGCAAAAAGGCAGAAGCTATCAGTCGATTGGTAAACGGCAAATTAGATCCCAAATACCCGTCTACCCTTCTTTCCTTTCATCCCAGCCTTACCGTAGTGGTAGATAAGGAAGCAGCAGCTAAGCTGTGA
- a CDS encoding low molecular weight protein-tyrosine-phosphatase, with product MIKVLFVCHGNICRSPMAEFVLKEKVKGLGVEDQFYIASAATSTEEIWNGVGNPVYPPAKAELAKHGISCEGKRAVQLKKSDYDDYDYLIGMDDMNIRNMERMTGHKGGKIALLLSYAGRNSNIRDPWYSSCFDETYRDVVEGCDAFLKYLREEGLLQIEK from the coding sequence ATGATAAAGGTATTATTCGTCTGCCACGGCAATATTTGCAGAAGCCCAATGGCTGAGTTTGTTTTAAAAGAGAAAGTCAAGGGATTAGGCGTGGAGGATCAGTTCTATATTGCGTCCGCAGCCACCAGTACGGAAGAAATATGGAATGGTGTAGGCAATCCGGTTTATCCGCCGGCAAAGGCCGAACTCGCAAAGCATGGGATATCCTGTGAGGGAAAACGTGCCGTACAGCTTAAGAAATCTGATTATGACGACTATGATTATTTGATTGGAATGGATGATATGAATATTCGTAATATGGAACGTATGACGGGACACAAAGGTGGAAAAATCGCTTTGTTACTTTCATATGCCGGTAGGAATTCGAATATTAGAGATCCTTGGTATAGCTCATGCTTCGATGAGACTTATCGGGATGTGGTAGAAGGATGTGATGCATTTTTGAAATATCTCCGGGAAGAGGGGCTGCTTCAGATTGAAAAATGA
- a CDS encoding P-loop NTPase fold protein — MEKNIWIKIIEEIFLKTKRLIDFLGIISVFCILLYRIEALRKICKAICQYFVNWYVDIELVTIKNIYFWFENIFRMIIVAFFIFAVLMWIIQLIWDWRLKKQRGKDRFEESVFRYLHDSNIPRCFLITGKWGSGKTYEVRKFFDKYYRHSKVKVFRISCFGLSSRKDLVKEISRTIEQEDNSFYALTIKVLQFLPVIGEPIAKLLKKSYGYDSVEKESIFIFDDFERITSRTITNEYSSHLYRKSSFLLSDVTKGRNALNEFKEIKKEFDSVQKAFSKVEDFVNKNSEREDFDKYIAIVGLINEIIEVYGMKVIIVCNSEILGEKFVHDILRSKLNCIEYRKTISSEARISIVHDILNNKTFDDKEKQAAVTEYLDSIKDDIEEIIVDTKLYDLRLFSGLLESFITTVVLFDKNMLTRAFMNSLFNSIVITHQAFYSNSIGELDMFVTGANIEMLMRLFGGKDNYPKLIRLNYSAEEVKWIDVSISGYWILNLSLPNNIVAISDAWKSYKYYKMEEKMCEDYHSFMSAQDYDLLHILFYQKELNAKRNEAWDCKSYIDKSLNSYDLAKIEDVQNILDIVGQAFSGRLFQEFLETLFEKLAEGHAEGKIVGHTYVHEDYIEFLQKKSLF, encoded by the coding sequence ATGGAAAAAAATATTTGGATAAAAATAATTGAAGAAATTTTTCTGAAAACAAAAAGACTGATAGATTTTCTGGGTATTATTAGTGTTTTTTGCATCTTATTATATCGAATTGAAGCATTGCGAAAAATATGCAAAGCTATTTGTCAGTATTTTGTTAATTGGTATGTAGATATTGAATTGGTGACCATTAAAAATATATACTTTTGGTTTGAAAATATTTTCAGAATGATAATTGTTGCATTTTTCATATTTGCAGTTTTAATGTGGATAATTCAACTGATTTGGGATTGGCGGCTAAAAAAACAGAGAGGAAAAGATAGATTCGAAGAAAGTGTTTTCAGGTATTTGCATGATTCAAATATTCCAAGGTGTTTCCTTATTACAGGTAAATGGGGATCCGGAAAAACATATGAAGTGAGAAAATTTTTTGATAAATATTATAGACATTCTAAAGTGAAAGTATTTAGGATTTCTTGTTTTGGACTTAGTTCTCGAAAAGATTTGGTAAAAGAAATCAGCCGTACCATTGAGCAAGAAGATAATTCATTTTATGCACTTACGATAAAGGTATTGCAATTTCTGCCGGTTATCGGAGAACCAATAGCAAAGCTTCTCAAAAAATCATATGGTTACGATTCAGTTGAAAAGGAATCTATTTTCATTTTCGATGATTTCGAACGAATTACTTCAAGAACAATTACAAATGAATACTCATCACATTTATATAGAAAATCATCTTTTTTACTTAGTGATGTTACAAAGGGACGAAATGCATTAAATGAATTTAAAGAGATTAAGAAAGAATTTGACTCTGTACAAAAAGCATTTTCAAAAGTAGAGGATTTTGTAAATAAAAATTCCGAACGAGAGGATTTTGATAAATATATTGCGATTGTTGGACTGATAAATGAGATTATTGAAGTATATGGTATGAAAGTAATCATAGTATGTAATTCTGAAATATTGGGTGAAAAATTTGTTCATGATATTTTGAGGAGCAAATTAAATTGCATAGAATACAGAAAGACTATTTCTTCTGAGGCACGAATATCGATCGTACATGATATCTTAAATAATAAAACATTTGACGATAAAGAAAAACAGGCGGCGGTAACAGAATATCTGGATTCCATTAAAGATGATATAGAAGAAATTATAGTAGATACAAAGTTATATGATTTAAGGTTGTTTAGTGGTTTGTTGGAATCTTTTATTACTACGGTAGTATTATTCGATAAAAATATGCTTACAAGAGCATTTATGAATTCCTTATTTAATAGTATCGTAATTACCCATCAGGCATTCTATAGCAATTCTATAGGAGAATTGGATATGTTTGTAACGGGAGCGAATATAGAAATGTTGATGCGTCTGTTTGGCGGAAAAGATAATTATCCCAAGTTAATTCGATTAAATTACAGTGCTGAAGAAGTTAAATGGATTGATGTATCAATTTCCGGCTACTGGATTCTAAATTTATCATTACCGAATAATATTGTTGCGATAAGTGATGCTTGGAAAAGTTATAAGTATTATAAAATGGAAGAAAAAATGTGCGAAGATTATCATAGTTTTATGTCTGCGCAGGATTATGATTTATTACATATATTATTTTATCAAAAAGAATTAAATGCTAAAAGAAATGAAGCTTGGGATTGTAAATCATATATTGATAAATCATTAAATTCATATGATTTGGCCAAAATTGAAGATGTGCAAAATATTTTAGATATTGTTGGCCAAGCTTTTAGCGGAAGATTATTTCAAGAGTTTCTTGAAACTCTATTTGAAAAATTAGCAGAAGGTCATGCGGAAGGAAAAATAGTTGGACATACGTATGTGCATGAGGATTATATAGAGTTTCTTCAAAAGAAATCCCTTTTTTAG
- a CDS encoding HAMP domain-containing sensor histidine kinase: MEKMKHLWRNLSLRKSIVLYVFVFVVIALISSMATALFCNNAAENIKNSYPITGEKYYLTNENGEHLGEGSYIGTAPAALSPKDEQLISLYGIVPIIATPLYSALCIIAAALLFYRNKLKKPLAELKAASEKISNSDLDFSITYNSKDELGQLCTSFEVMRSTLANNFSEMWHQVEERKQLNAAFAHDLRTPLTVLKGYDEMLQVSNDDMTREIALTMGKHIFRLECYIDSMSSLRRLEDAQPEYTEISLQKLLSYLIESADMLCTQRNKKLSLQNNTTSKYLVLDKSFISQVINNLISNALRYAVSIITLTIEEKDNGLLLSVSDDGKGFSKDILKKAATPYFTEEENHLEHFGLGLYICKVFCEHHGGYLKLENLSIGAKVSAFFKTPSL; encoded by the coding sequence ATGGAGAAAATGAAGCACCTTTGGCGTAATTTATCTTTGAGAAAGAGCATTGTACTTTATGTTTTTGTGTTTGTCGTCATTGCTCTTATTTCAAGTATGGCAACAGCCCTATTCTGTAATAATGCGGCTGAAAATATTAAAAATTCATATCCAATAACAGGTGAAAAATATTATCTGACAAATGAAAATGGGGAACACTTAGGCGAAGGAAGTTATATTGGTACTGCCCCCGCAGCTTTATCTCCCAAAGACGAGCAGCTTATATCTTTATATGGAATTGTGCCGATTATAGCAACACCGTTGTATTCTGCACTATGTATTATTGCCGCAGCTTTATTGTTTTACAGGAACAAGCTAAAAAAACCGCTTGCAGAACTAAAGGCGGCTTCGGAAAAAATTTCAAATAGCGACTTAGATTTTTCTATCACCTATAACAGTAAAGACGAATTAGGACAGCTTTGTACTTCTTTTGAGGTCATGCGCTCTACTCTTGCAAATAATTTTTCTGAAATGTGGCATCAAGTTGAAGAACGCAAACAGCTTAATGCTGCTTTTGCTCATGATTTGCGTACCCCCCTTACCGTATTAAAGGGCTATGACGAAATGTTACAGGTAAGTAATGACGATATGACGAGGGAAATCGCCCTTACAATGGGAAAACATATTTTTCGTCTAGAGTGTTATATTGACAGCATGAGCAGCTTGCGGCGATTGGAGGACGCACAGCCAGAGTATACAGAAATATCGTTGCAGAAACTTTTATCTTATTTAATTGAAAGTGCAGATATGCTATGCACACAGAGAAACAAAAAACTATCCCTGCAAAACAATACGACCTCAAAATACTTAGTCCTTGATAAATCGTTTATTTCGCAGGTAATCAATAACTTGATTTCAAATGCTCTCCGTTATGCCGTTTCAATTATTACATTGACTATTGAGGAAAAGGATAATGGATTGCTGCTGTCGGTATCTGATGATGGCAAAGGCTTTTCTAAAGACATTTTGAAAAAGGCAGCAACCCCTTATTTTACCGAGGAAGAAAATCATCTTGAACACTTTGGATTGGGATTATATATCTGTAAGGTGTTTTGCGAACATCATGGAGGTTATCTTAAACTTGAAAATCTTTCGATTGGTGCAAAGGTATCTGCCTTTTTCAAAACTCCATCTTTGTAG
- a CDS encoding DNA-binding protein, producing MEYISAPEAAKKWGISERRVQKLCEENRISDVVRFSRMWLIPKDAEKPADGRRKNIEVDK from the coding sequence ATGGAATATATTTCTGCCCCGGAAGCCGCGAAAAAGTGGGGTATTTCAGAGCGGCGAGTACAAAAACTTTGCGAAGAAAATCGAATATCGGACGTTGTACGATTCAGCCGTATGTGGCTGATACCAAAGGACGCTGAAAAGCCCGCTGATGGACGCAGAAAAAATATAGAAGTAGATAAATAG